From the genome of Lotus japonicus ecotype B-129 chromosome 6, LjGifu_v1.2, one region includes:
- the LOC130724303 gene encoding alkaline ceramidase, which produces MAETMASFWGPITTTKKYCEINYAHSSYIAEFYNTISNIPTILLALIGLTNALRQRFEKRFSVLHVSNMTLAIGSMLYHATLQYVQQQSDETPMVWEILLYIYILYSPDWHYRRTMPIFLFLYGVAFAIGHSVVQFGIGFIVHYVILCLLCIPRMYKYYIYTEDVSAKLLAKLYVATLILGSLFWLFDRFICEEVSGWAINPQGHALWHVFMGFNSYFANTFLMFCRAQQRGWSPKVVRVMGVFPYVKIQKPKRK; this is translated from the exons ATGGCAGAAACAATGGCTAGCTTCTGGGGTCCAATCACAACGACTAAAAAGTATTGTGAAATAAATTATGCACATTCATCTTATATAGCAGAGTTTTATAACACAATATCCAACATTCCGACCATTCTTCTGGCTCTCATTGGTCTTACAAATGCTCTTAGACAAAGGTTTGAGAAAAGATTTAGTGTTCTTCATGTATCAAATATGACACTTGCCATCGGAAGCATGTTGTACCATGCTACACTGCAATATGT GCAACAACAGAGTGATGAAACTCCGATGGTGTGGGAAATTCTGTTGTACATATATATCCTATACTCTCCGGATTGGCATTATCGGAGAACAATGCCCATCTTCCTGTTTTTGTATGGTGTTGCTTTTGCCATCGGCCATTCGGTGGTCCAATTTGGTATTGGCTTCATAGTCCATTATGTCATTCTCTGTCTCCTTTGCATTCCAAGAATGTACAAGTATTACATTTATACTGAAGATGTGTCTGCCAAGCTGCTCGCAAAGCTATATGTAGCCACTCTCATATTGggaagtttgttttggttatTTGACCGTTTTATCTGCGAGGAGGTATCTGGTTGGGCAATTAATCCTCAAGGCCATGCTTTGTGGCATGTCTTCATGGGGTTCAATTCCTACTTTGCGAACACGTTCTTGATGTTTTGCCGTGCTCAACAACGTGGCTGGTCTCCGAAAGTTGTTCGTGTAATGGGTGTTTTCCCCTATGTGAAGATTCAAAAGCCAAAAAGaaagtag
- the LOC130725841 gene encoding uncharacterized protein LOC130725841 translates to MARIPVRFQRMAAAFEADVARVRPCGESSGSEHSPPESVTDLSDLVNSFMEKNERSAAAGEGGEEELVDVRREEDNEKGACDEEEVEKLEWSESEKREMLLGFFAGNEEGDDDEDEREAKETIKGEVEFALGIVGDSSVPGFKRLLMSRLREKGFDAGLCKTKWEKIGRLTAGDYEYIDVNFSGKRYIVEVSLASEFEIARATHKYTSLLDVFPVIFVGKVEDLKRVVRLMCSAIKGSMKKSDLHLPPWRRNAYMQAKWFSSYKRTSNAVASRKATSTVSPDSLFPKRSIGFEARPVKAYNCREHYVSKTGFRIGHLTAAFNSDSFGMQL, encoded by the exons ATGGCAAGGATTCCGGTGAGGTTTCAGAGGATGGCTGCGGCGTTTGAAGCTGATGTGGCGCGTGTGCGCCCCTGCGGTGAGAGCAGCGGGAGCGAGCACTCCCCGCCGGAGAGTGTAACTGATTTGTCTGATCTTGTGAATTCCTTCATGGAGAAGAATGAGAGATCGGCTGCTGCAGGAGAAGGTGGTGAAGAGGAATTGGTTGATGTCCGTCGTGAGGAAGATAATGAGAAGGGTGCATGTGATGAAGAAGAGGTTGAGAAATTGGAGTGGTCTGAATCTGAGAAGAGGGAAATGTTGCTGGGTTTCTTTGCTGGGAATGAagaaggtgatgatgatgaggatgaaagGGAGGCTAAAGAAACCATTAAGGGAGAAGTTGAGTTTGCATTGGGAATTGTTGGTGACAGTTCTGTTCCTGGATTCAAACGCCTTTTGATGTCAAGATTGAGGGAGAAAGGTTTTGATGCTG GGCTTTGCAAAACAAAGTGGGAGAAAATTGGAAGATTAACAGCTGGTGATTATGAGTACATTGATGTCAATTTTTCCGGAAAACGCTACATTGTTGAAGTTTCCCTTGCTTCCGAATTCGAAATAGCTCGCGCCACACATAAGTATACTTCATTGCTAGATGTTTTCCCAGTGATATTTGTTGGTAAAGTGGAAGATCTGAAGCGGGTTGTGAGGCTGATGTGCAGTGCAATTAAGGGATCAATGAAAAAAAGTGACCTGCATTTACCTCCATGGAGGAGAAATGCGTACATGCAAGCCAAGTGGTTTAGTTCTTACAAGAGAACATCTAATGCTGTTGCAAGCAGAAAAGCAACATCAACTGTGTCTCCTGATTCCTTATTTCCTAAGAGGTCAATTGGATTTGAAGCAAGGCCTGTCAAAGCATATAACTGCAGAGAACATTATGTGAGCAAAACTGGGTTCAGAATTGGCCACTTGACAGCTGCTTTTAATTCTGATAGCTTTGGTATGCAATTATAG
- the LOC130726871 gene encoding uncharacterized protein LOC130726871: MMARIPVRFQRMAAACLRPCDESSGSEHSPESLTDLSDLVNSFMEQNERSQEGGEDDGANVRRNEGNVEKLEWSESEKREMLQSFFAGSEEGDEKNERDAKETIRGEVEFALGIVGNSSFPGFKRLLMSRLREKGFDAGLCKTRWEKNGRLTTGDYEYIDVNFSGKRYIVEVSLASEFEIARPTHEYTSLLEVFPVIFVGKVEELKRVVRLMSSEIKGSMKKRDQHMPPWRRNVYMQAKWFSSYKRTTNAVASREALSHLAPESLYPKKSIGFEARPVKVYN; this comes from the exons ATGATGGCAAGGATTCCAGTGAGGTTTCAGAGGATGGCTGCAGCATGTCTGAGGCCCTGCGACGAGAGCAGCGGAAGCGAGCACTCACCGGAGAGTTTAACCGATTTGTCTGATCTAGTGAATTCCTTCATGGAGCAGAATGAGAGATCACAAGAAGGCGGTGAAGATGATGGGGCTAATGTTCGTCGTAATGAGGGAAATGTTGAGAAATTGGAGTGGTCTGAATCAGAGAAGAGGGAAATGTTGCAGAGTTTCTTTGCTGGGAGTGAAGAAGGTGATGAGAAGAATGAAAGGGATGCTAAAGAAACAATTAGAGGAGAGGTTGAGTTTGCATTGGGAATTGTTGGTAACAGTTCTTTTCCTGGATTCAAACGTCTCTTGATGTCAAGATTGAGGGAGAAAGGTTTCGATGCTG GGCTCTGCAAAACTAGGTGGGAGAAAAATGGAAGATTAACAACTGGGGATTACGAGTACATTGATGTCAATTTTTCCGGAAAACGCTACATTGTTGAAGTTTCACTTGCTTCTGAGTTCGAAATAGCTCGTCCCACGCATGAATATACTTCCCTGCTAGAAGTTTTCCCAGTGATATTTGTTGGCAAAGTGGAAGAGCTGAAGCGTGTAGTGAGGCTAATGAGCAGTGAAATTAAAGGGTCCATGAAAAAAAGGGACCAGCACATGCCTCCATGGAGAAGAAATGTGTATATGCAAGCCAAGTGGTTTAGTTCCTACAAGCGAACAACTAATGCTGTTGCAAGCAGAGAAGCATTATCACATTTGGCTCCTGAGTCTTTATATCCTAAGAAGTCCATAGGCTTTGAAGCACGGCCTGTGAAAGTGTATAATTGA
- the LOC130722683 gene encoding uncharacterized protein LOC130722683, which translates to MEGVGARLGRSSTRYGPATVFTGPVRKWKKKWVHVSPSASASAASSNSNTNHNHSASNGNNGSHLLLYKWTPITQSQNAANANNTKEAPPEPADEPPRRKFKYIPVAVLEEQRNEAAENEAAEKVEDESKPIDVDSSAAEPTQKNETLDEKPDINDVPMEESESQDKNQVVRQDLNESTLDLSLGLTSHDDDDENNSDSKTTQTRDDQ; encoded by the exons ATGGAGGGAGTTGGGGCCCGACTCGGACGGTCCTCGACCCGGTACGGACCGGCGACAGTGTTCACCGGACCAGTGAGGAAGTGGAAGAAGAAGTGGGTCCACGTATCTCCTTCTGCCTCTGCCTCTGCCGCTTCCTCTAATTCCAACACCAATCACAATCACTCTGCTTCTAACGGTAATAACggttctcatcttcttctttacaAGTGGACCCCTATCACCCAGAGCCAGAACGCCGCCAACGCCAACAACACCAAGGAGGCGCCGCCGGAACCTGCCGACGAACCGCCCCGGAGGAAATTCAAATATATTCCG GTTGCTGTACTAGAAGAGCAGAGAAATGAGGCTGCAGAAAACGAGGCTGCTGAAAAGGTTGAAGATGAATCTAAACCGATAGATGTTGATTCAAGTGCAGCAGAACCGACTCAGAAGAATGAGACTTTGGATGAAAAACCTGACATAAATGATGTGCCGATGGAAGAAAGTGAG TCTCAGGACAAAAATCAAGTAGTACGTCAAGATCTGAATGAAAGCACATTGGATTTAAGTTTGGGCTTGACAtcacatgatgatgatgatgaaaataATTCTGATTCAAAAACTACTCAAACAAGAGATGACCAATAA